One Malus domestica chromosome 11, GDT2T_hap1 genomic region harbors:
- the LOC103449072 gene encoding E3 ubiquitin-protein ligase SP1-like, whose translation MRIWEGVWWCLGALALYLPGWRFSSDADVLESVPRINPMSELAKLLEFRRTPLVVGVSGTVCCENPIHCEFAGLRGVVVMQTAAQRFLKRNEKGEWQMGYTSLLSECKEVPWYLDDGTGRVNVVGATDASGFTFPASSGQFEQSRRCHKCEMNRLECETKRSVERERIDDREGIKLLGVQRTEHVLPIGISLSVVGEAVKDNVGTIRIQKPHKGPFYVSTKSIDELIASHKNWARFLKCASFGVAVIGLTLNAAELDKYIRERLRRSEWMRSRRRAAAVADIRSRQHNAGSSDTRAVAADYIRSQRDNAGERAAAAPDGANSCVICLEQQYNVVFIPCGHMCCCTTCCSQLTECPLCRQPFSQAVRTFRP comes from the exons ATGCGAATTTGGGAGGGAGTATGGTGGTGTTTGGGTGCACTTGCTCTTTACCTGCCCGGATGGAGATTCAGCAG TGATGCAGATGTTCTTGAGTCGGTCCCTCGGATTAATCCGATGAGTGAATTGG CCAAACTGTTGGAGTTTAGGCGGACACCTTTGGTGGTTGGAGTTTCTGGGACCGTTTGCTGTGAAAATCCAATCCACTGTGAGTTTGCTGGTTTACGAGGCGTAGTTGTTATGCAAACG GCAGCACAAAGGTTTCTGAAACGCAACGAGAAAGGTGAGTGGCAGATGGGTTATACTTCGCTACTTTCAGAATGTAAAGAAGTGCCCTGGTATTTG GATGATGGAACTGGCCGGGTGAATGTGGTCGGAGCTACAGATGCCTCAGGCTTTACATTTCCAGCTTCAAGTGGTCAATTTGAACAGTCCAGGAGATGCCACAAATGTGAGATGAACAGACTCGAATGTGAGACAAAGAGAAGCGTCGAGCGTGAGAGAATAGATGACCGTGAAGGCATCAAG TTACTGGGAGTCCAGAGAACTGAGCATGTACTTCCAATTGGTATTTCTCTGAGTGTTGTTGGTGAG GCCGTCAAAGACAACGTTGGTACCATTCGCATTCAAAAACCCCACAAAGGGCCATTTTATGTCTCCACCAAATCCATCGACGAGCTCATTGCGAGCCATAAGAACTGGGCAAG GTTTCTGAAATGTGCATCTTTTGGTGTGGCTGTGATCGGTCTTACTTTGAATGCCGCTGAACTTGATAAGTACATCAGGGAAAGACTGCGCCGCTCCGAATGGATGAGAAGCAGGAGAAG GGCTGCTGCTGTAGCTGATATAAGATCTCGGCAACATAATGCAG GTTCATCGGACACAAGGGCCGTTGCTGCAGATTATATAAGATCTCAAAGAGATAATGCAG GCGAAAGGGCTGCTGCTGCACCAGACGGGGCCAATTCATGTGTGATATGCCTTGAGCAGCAGTACAATGTTGTTTTCATCCC GTGTGGTCATATGTGCTGTTGTACAACTTGCTGCTCGCAGCTGACCGAATGTCCCCTCTGCCGGCAACCATTTTCTCAGGCGGTGAGGACATTCCGCCCTTAA
- the LOC103449071 gene encoding succinate dehydrogenase subunit 3-1, mitochondrial-like, which yields MAAAALRNPSSKRILSYSPQSYLFGRGLIAAAGSPIADSAVGNDRSFSPSPWWRSMATFTGIKPHVNVGFDHGKTTLTAALTKGFATGATGPVEQGTVSPNNMNLRPLSPHLPVYKPHLNSTFSITNRISGVVLATVVLLFYLLYMKMGLICFTFEKYYQLLFYSSKLIPITLEISALALAYHTLYGVRSFVRKL from the exons ATGGCTGCGGCCGCTCTCAGAAACCCTAGCTCCAAGCGCATCCTCTCCTACTCGCCGCAATCCTACTTGTTCGGCCGAGGATTGATCGCCGCCGCCGGTTCTCCAATCGCCGACTCTGCTGTCGGAAATGACCGATCTTTTAGCCCTAGTCCTTGGTGGCGATCCATGGCCACCTTCACCGGCAT AAAACCTCATGTGAATGTTGGATTTGATCATGGAAAAACGACGCTGACCGCCGCACTTACAAAG GGTTTTGCAACTGGTGCCACTGGCCCTGTTGAACAAGGGACCGTTAGTCCTAATAACATGAACCTTCGCCCATTATCTCCTCATCTTCCTGTTTATAAGCCACATCTCAATTCGACATTTTCAATTACCAATAGAATCTCAGGGGTTGTCCTAGCTACTGTAGTTCttcttttttatcttctttatatGAAAATGGGTTTGATTTGCTTCACCTTTGAAAAATACTACCAACTCCTCTTTTATTCATCAAAGCTCATCCCCATCACCCTCGAGATTTCAGCTTTAGCCCTGGCCTATCATACGTTATATGGGGTTCGCAGCTTTGTTCGCAAATTGTGA